In Pseudomonas lalkuanensis, the following are encoded in one genomic region:
- a CDS encoding carboxymuconolactone decarboxylase family protein, which produces MSARIEWAKQAPDAYKAMVGLEQALAKSGLETSLLELIRLRASQINGCAYCINMHANDARRAGETEARLQTLSVWHDTRFFSEREQAVLAWTESLTLLPERHAPQDQYERLREHFSETEIVNLTLAIATINAWNRFGVGFAMIP; this is translated from the coding sequence ATGAGCGCACGAATCGAATGGGCCAAGCAGGCTCCCGATGCCTACAAGGCGATGGTCGGTCTGGAACAGGCCCTGGCCAAATCCGGTCTGGAAACCTCCCTGCTCGAACTGATCCGCCTGCGCGCCTCGCAGATCAACGGCTGCGCCTACTGCATCAACATGCACGCCAATGACGCCCGCAGGGCCGGCGAGACCGAGGCACGTTTGCAGACCCTGAGCGTCTGGCATGACACCCGTTTCTTCAGCGAGCGCGAACAAGCCGTCCTGGCCTGGACGGAAAGCCTGACCCTGCTGCCCGAGCGCCATGCCCCGCAAGACCAGTACGAGCGCCTGCGCGAGCATTTCAGCGAAACCGAAATCGTCAACCTGACCCTGGCCATCGCCACCATCAATGCCTGGAACCGCTTCGGCGTGGGCTTCGCCATGATCCCCTGA
- a CDS encoding DUF7709 family protein produces MSDSNPDLARINGRILAAGEHLPAVTLKDGSRVQTGTVAAMLQNVRRYNDGERGEVERELELAVPTLVKVGLFELFSPQEWAAGDNPGRRFVGLKARQYLDDQGA; encoded by the coding sequence ATGAGCGATTCCAACCCCGACCTCGCCCGGATCAATGGCCGTATCCTGGCCGCGGGCGAGCACCTGCCAGCCGTGACCCTCAAGGATGGCAGCCGCGTACAGACCGGCACGGTGGCGGCGATGCTGCAGAACGTCAGGCGTTACAACGACGGCGAGCGGGGTGAGGTGGAGCGCGAACTGGAATTGGCCGTGCCGACCCTGGTGAAGGTGGGCCTGTTCGAGCTGTTCAGTCCGCAAGAGTGGGCCGCCGGGGACAACCCCGGTCGCCGCTTCGTGGGGCTCAAGGCGCGGCAGTACCTCGACGATCAGGGCGCCTGA
- a CDS encoding MarR family winged helix-turn-helix transcriptional regulator, whose product MNMTDLFDLFERLTSLMRIWHREHPLLADLQPVQLSALEYLARCNHYSDTPLAVTEYLGLTKGTVSQSLKALEAKGLIEKRQDQQDKRSVHLELTPAARELLAAVTPPGFLANAVVEMGPDAVELERLLAGLLRTVQRQVDVPGFGLCKTCRFHQQRDGGPFCGLTREPLARPSIELICREHQPREEAA is encoded by the coding sequence GTGAACATGACCGACCTATTCGACCTGTTCGAACGACTCACCAGCCTGATGCGCATCTGGCACCGAGAGCACCCGCTGCTGGCGGACCTGCAGCCTGTGCAGCTCAGTGCCCTGGAGTACCTGGCACGCTGCAACCACTACTCGGACACGCCGCTGGCGGTGACCGAGTACCTGGGGCTGACCAAGGGAACGGTGTCGCAATCGCTGAAGGCCCTGGAAGCCAAGGGCCTGATCGAGAAGCGTCAGGACCAGCAGGACAAGCGCAGCGTGCACCTGGAGCTGACCCCGGCCGCGCGCGAACTGCTGGCCGCAGTCACGCCCCCGGGGTTCCTGGCGAACGCGGTAGTGGAAATGGGACCGGATGCCGTGGAGCTGGAGCGGTTGCTGGCCGGGTTGCTGCGCACCGTGCAACGTCAGGTGGATGTCCCCGGCTTTGGTCTGTGCAAGACCTGCCGCTTCCACCAGCAGCGGGATGGTGGGCCGTTCTGCGGGCTGACCCGGGAACCCCTGGCCCGCCCGTCCATCGAACTCATTTGCCGCGAACACCAGCCCCGCGAGGAAGCGGCCTGA
- a CDS encoding thioredoxin family protein, producing the protein MTTARFYHAGCPVCVSAEQTLLDLLAPEVKVEVVHLGDVPARVAEAEAAGVQSVPALVVDGQVLHINFGAAIADLK; encoded by the coding sequence ATGACTACCGCTCGTTTCTATCACGCCGGCTGCCCGGTATGCGTTTCCGCTGAACAGACCCTGCTCGACCTGCTTGCGCCGGAGGTAAAGGTGGAAGTGGTGCACCTGGGCGATGTGCCCGCCCGTGTCGCCGAGGCGGAAGCCGCCGGTGTCCAGTCGGTTCCCGCCCTGGTGGTGGATGGCCAGGTGCTGCACATCAACTTCGGCGCCGCCATCGCCGACCTGAAGTGA
- a CDS encoding DUF2024 family protein, translated as MQVKVFDTHVRTRDGRYLHFDVLTSAGDKAQASQYAAEWLASRGVQDADIAASECLFCHSEIASPQVAEAIGRQGYSILPLQGC; from the coding sequence ATGCAGGTAAAAGTCTTCGATACCCATGTCCGTACCCGCGATGGCCGCTACCTGCACTTCGACGTGCTTACCAGCGCCGGCGACAAGGCCCAGGCCAGCCAGTACGCCGCCGAATGGCTGGCCAGCCGGGGTGTGCAGGACGCCGACATCGCTGCCAGCGAGTGCCTGTTCTGCCATAGCGAGATCGCCAGCCCGCAGGTGGCCGAGGCCATCGGGCGGCAGGGTTACTCCATCCTTCCGCTGCAAGGCTGCTGA
- a CDS encoding Rho-binding antiterminator, with protein sequence MYQPLDCDLHDLLEIACLYRYLVKVELVDGGGFEARALTTHTSAEKEEFFVLEVEDGPCSVRMDRLLAITPLEAGARFGRVELAGKVCAV encoded by the coding sequence ATGTATCAGCCGCTGGATTGCGACCTGCACGACCTGCTGGAAATCGCTTGCCTGTATCGCTACCTGGTGAAGGTGGAACTGGTGGACGGCGGTGGATTCGAGGCTCGGGCGCTGACCACCCACACCAGCGCGGAGAAGGAGGAGTTCTTCGTGCTGGAGGTGGAGGATGGCCCTTGCTCCGTGCGCATGGACCGCCTGCTGGCGATCACCCCGCTGGAGGCCGGCGCGCGTTTCGGCCGGGTGGAGTTGGCGGGAAAGGTCTGTGCGGTCTGA
- the pcaQ gene encoding pca operon transcription factor PcaQ: protein MNIDTRIKFRHLLCFLEVARQGSLARAADQLAVSQPAISKTLKELEEILDASLFDRSKSGASLTEAGLAFMRYAGPCVQALRDGVNSLREGEYAAGTVRLGVLSTVEGLLVPEMVRRLHQHHPSLVVSVLTGPGAYLLSQLRVGELDLVVGRMTDNPEIHGLTFEHLYSESMTLVVRAGHPLLEEGADRRSLEGFPLVLPLAGTSIRKHADGFFVQSGISPPRQRLETLSLALSRRYVQSGEAVWIAPLDAVRLDLAAGELVELDLGFKEPGGSVGICSNASLPLSLAAQWAVETLREAALDYREGRLT, encoded by the coding sequence TTGAACATCGATACCCGCATCAAATTCCGCCACCTGCTGTGCTTCCTCGAAGTGGCGCGCCAGGGCAGCCTGGCCCGCGCTGCCGACCAGTTGGCGGTGAGCCAGCCGGCTATCTCCAAGACCCTCAAGGAACTGGAGGAAATCCTCGACGCCAGCCTGTTCGACCGCAGCAAGAGCGGTGCCAGCCTGACCGAGGCGGGGCTGGCCTTCATGCGCTACGCAGGCCCCTGCGTGCAGGCCTTGCGCGACGGGGTCAACAGCCTGCGCGAAGGCGAATACGCCGCCGGCACCGTGCGGCTCGGGGTGCTCTCCACCGTGGAAGGCCTGCTGGTGCCGGAAATGGTGCGGCGCCTGCATCAACACCACCCCTCGCTGGTGGTCAGCGTGCTGACGGGACCCGGTGCCTACCTGTTGTCGCAACTGCGGGTAGGCGAGTTGGACCTGGTGGTCGGACGCATGACCGACAACCCGGAAATCCACGGCCTGACCTTCGAGCACCTGTACAGCGAATCCATGACCCTGGTGGTGCGCGCTGGCCATCCGTTGCTGGAGGAGGGCGCCGACCGCCGCTCCCTGGAGGGCTTCCCCCTGGTGTTGCCACTGGCTGGAACCAGCATTCGCAAGCATGCCGACGGATTCTTCGTGCAGAGCGGCATCAGCCCGCCGCGCCAGCGTCTTGAAACCCTGTCGCTGGCCCTGAGCCGGCGCTACGTGCAGAGCGGCGAAGCCGTCTGGATTGCGCCCCTGGACGCGGTGCGCCTGGACCTGGCCGCCGGCGAACTGGTGGAACTGGACCTGGGCTTCAAGGAGCCCGGCGGTTCGGTGGGGATCTGCAGCAATGCATCACTGCCGCTTTCCCTGGCGGCGCAGTGGGCGGTGGAGACGCTGCGCGAGGCGGCGCTGGATTATCGCGAGGGGCGTCTTACATAA
- the pcaH gene encoding protocatechuate 3,4-dioxygenase subunit beta — protein MSDAENSRFVIRDRNWHPKALTPDYKTSIARSPRQALVSIPQSVSETSGPDFSHLKMGEHDNDLLLNFNNGGLPIGERIIVSGRVMDQYGKPVPHTLVEMWQANAGGRYRHKNDRYLAPLDPNFGGVGRVLTDSEGRYIFRTIKPGPYPWRNGPNDWRPAHIHFSISGPSIATRLITQLYFEGDPLIPMCPIVKSIANPDAVQTLIAKLDMSNANPMDCLAYRFDIVLRGQRKTHFENR, from the coding sequence ATGTCCGATGCGGAAAACAGCCGCTTCGTCATTCGTGATCGAAACTGGCACCCCAAGGCCCTGACCCCCGACTACAAGACGTCCATTGCCCGTTCCCCGCGCCAGGCGCTGGTGAGCATTCCGCAGTCCGTCTCCGAGACCAGCGGCCCCGATTTCTCCCACCTGAAGATGGGCGAGCACGACAACGACCTGCTGCTCAACTTCAACAACGGCGGGCTGCCCATCGGCGAGCGCATCATCGTTTCCGGCCGCGTCATGGACCAGTACGGCAAGCCGGTTCCCCACACCCTGGTGGAAATGTGGCAGGCCAACGCCGGCGGCCGCTACCGCCACAAGAACGACCGCTACCTGGCGCCGCTCGACCCGAACTTCGGTGGTGTCGGCCGTGTCCTGACCGACAGCGAAGGCCGCTACATCTTCCGCACCATCAAGCCGGGCCCTTACCCCTGGCGCAACGGCCCGAACGACTGGCGCCCGGCGCACATCCATTTCTCCATCAGCGGGCCGTCCATCGCCACCCGCCTGATCACCCAGCTGTATTTCGAAGGTGACCCGCTCATCCCGATGTGCCCCATCGTCAAGAGCATCGCCAATCCCGACGCGGTTCAGACGCTGATCGCCAAGCTCGACATGAGCAACGCCAATCCCATGGATTGCCTGGCGTACCGCTTCGACATCGTCCTGCGCGGCCAGCGCAAGACCCACTTCGAAAACCGCTGA
- the pcaG gene encoding protocatechuate 3,4-dioxygenase subunit alpha — protein sequence MPIELLPETPSQTAGPYVHIGLALEAAGNPTRSQEIWNQMAKADAPGQHILLLGNVHDGNGHLVRDSFLEFWQANHEGVYDTAFDLEKPFNSFGRTATTFDAGEWTLQTIKPGVVKNAAGVAMAPHINVSLFARGINIHLQTRIYFDDEAAANAADPVLNLIEQPQRRETLVARRCEVGGKLAYRFDIRIQGEGETVFFDF from the coding sequence ATGCCTATCGAACTGCTGCCGGAAACCCCCTCGCAGACCGCCGGCCCCTACGTGCACATCGGCCTGGCCCTGGAAGCGGCCGGCAATCCGACCCGCAGCCAGGAAATCTGGAACCAGATGGCCAAGGCCGACGCCCCCGGCCAGCACATCCTGCTGCTGGGCAATGTCCATGACGGCAATGGCCACCTGGTGCGCGACTCCTTCCTGGAGTTCTGGCAGGCCAACCACGAAGGCGTCTACGACACCGCCTTCGACCTGGAGAAGCCGTTCAACAGCTTCGGCCGCACCGCCACCACCTTCGATGCCGGCGAGTGGACCCTGCAGACCATCAAGCCGGGCGTGGTTAAGAACGCCGCGGGCGTGGCCATGGCGCCGCATATCAACGTGTCGCTGTTCGCCCGTGGCATCAACATCCACCTGCAGACGCGTATCTATTTCGACGACGAGGCCGCCGCCAACGCCGCCGACCCGGTGCTCAACCTGATCGAGCAGCCGCAACGCCGCGAAACCCTGGTGGCGCGCCGCTGCGAGGTGGGTGGCAAGCTGGCCTATCGCTTCGACATCCGTATCCAGGGCGAAGGGGAAACGGTGTTCTTTGACTTCTAG
- the zapE gene encoding cell division protein ZapE, translated as MTSRELDPAFDALSEPVGQRIERHFDAQLEARGYRADAAQRTAIGRLGQWLESFLAGKSGWLRRPRAGLYLWGGVGRGKSFVMDAFFAAAPLVAKRRVHFHAFLQELQGRMRNFAGQPDPLALAARALAEETRLLCFDEFHVHDIGDAVLLGRLLKVLVEEGVGLVCTSNYHPDGLCPNPLYRERFKPAIALIEKRFEVLNLDGGEDYRQRRGVLEAWGSYCWPLSGFTDGWVDRQLGLTPAATRDVEVAVNHHPLRVRAMEGERAWLDFDELCRRPHSSADFLWLSQRFGRLAISGVPCLGEEAIDVQQRFVNLIDIAYDAGIRLLLASEASLDDLCRGKPHMDFSRTRSRLQQLEPVQPGQGSD; from the coding sequence TTGACTTCTAGGGAACTGGACCCCGCATTCGATGCGCTGAGCGAGCCCGTTGGCCAGCGCATCGAACGGCACTTCGACGCACAGCTGGAGGCCAGGGGTTACCGGGCCGATGCGGCGCAACGCACAGCCATTGGCCGTCTCGGCCAATGGCTGGAGTCGTTTCTGGCGGGAAAATCCGGCTGGTTGCGCCGTCCGCGCGCGGGGCTTTACCTCTGGGGTGGAGTGGGGCGCGGCAAGAGCTTCGTGATGGACGCCTTTTTCGCCGCGGCGCCGCTCGTCGCAAAGCGACGCGTGCACTTCCATGCCTTCCTCCAGGAATTGCAGGGGCGCATGCGCAACTTCGCCGGGCAACCCGACCCGCTGGCCCTGGCCGCCCGGGCGCTGGCCGAAGAAACGCGGCTGCTGTGCTTCGACGAGTTCCACGTTCACGACATCGGTGACGCCGTGCTCCTCGGGCGCCTGCTCAAGGTGCTGGTGGAGGAGGGCGTGGGCCTGGTCTGCACCTCCAACTACCACCCGGATGGGCTCTGTCCGAATCCGCTCTACCGCGAACGCTTCAAGCCGGCCATCGCCCTGATCGAGAAACGCTTCGAGGTGCTCAACCTCGATGGCGGCGAGGACTACCGCCAGCGCCGCGGAGTGCTGGAAGCCTGGGGCAGTTATTGCTGGCCTCTGTCGGGCTTCACCGATGGCTGGGTCGACCGGCAACTGGGACTGACGCCGGCTGCCACGCGCGACGTGGAGGTCGCCGTCAATCACCATCCCCTGCGTGTGCGGGCGATGGAAGGAGAGCGTGCCTGGCTTGACTTCGACGAACTGTGCCGACGACCACATTCCAGTGCCGACTTCCTCTGGCTCAGCCAGCGCTTCGGGCGGCTCGCCATCAGCGGCGTGCCTTGCCTGGGCGAGGAAGCCATCGACGTGCAACAGCGCTTCGTCAACTTGATCGACATCGCCTACGACGCCGGCATCCGCCTGCTGCTGGCCAGCGAGGCCAGCCTCGACGACTTGTGCCGGGGCAAACCCCATATGGACTTCTCCCGTACCCGCAGCCGGTTGCAACAGCTGGAACCGGTCCAGCCAGGGCAGGGAAGCGACTGA
- a CDS encoding AEC family transporter: protein MLQILGITAPIFILIGIGYLSARGRLVSPEQVLGLGKFVITFALPALVIRALLEKPLDEVFDATYLLAYGIGSQLMFWGGFLFARLVRRDSLSGSALSGLGMSVSNSGFVGYPIVAMVLGSPAAVALALGMMVENLLMIPLALAIAELGRQNGGGLRAALLDTFMRLLRNPVIIAISVGLTLALLGVRLPAVPAKVVEMLAMASAPVALFVIGASLNGLRAGGLVKDVAQLSIGKLVLHPLAVLLCFQLLPPVDPVLRVAGVLFACSPMMSIYPILGQRYGLEGRCAAALVVCTVLAFVSISLFIGLLT, encoded by the coding sequence ATGCTTCAGATACTTGGTATTACCGCGCCCATCTTCATCCTGATCGGTATTGGCTACCTGTCCGCCCGTGGGCGGCTGGTCAGCCCCGAGCAGGTGCTGGGGCTCGGAAAATTCGTCATCACCTTTGCCCTGCCGGCGCTGGTGATCCGCGCACTGCTGGAAAAGCCGCTGGACGAGGTGTTCGACGCCACCTATCTGCTGGCCTACGGCATCGGCTCCCAGCTGATGTTCTGGGGCGGCTTCCTGTTCGCTCGCCTGGTGCGCAGGGACAGCCTCAGCGGCAGTGCCCTGAGTGGCCTGGGCATGTCGGTATCCAACAGCGGTTTCGTTGGCTATCCCATCGTCGCCATGGTGCTGGGTTCACCCGCTGCGGTGGCCCTGGCACTGGGCATGATGGTGGAGAACCTGCTGATGATCCCGCTGGCACTGGCCATTGCCGAACTGGGCCGGCAGAACGGTGGTGGGTTGCGCGCGGCGCTGCTGGACACCTTCATGCGTTTGCTGCGCAATCCGGTGATCATCGCCATCAGCGTCGGCCTGACACTGGCACTGCTCGGGGTTCGCCTGCCGGCCGTGCCGGCCAAGGTGGTCGAGATGCTGGCGATGGCCTCGGCACCGGTGGCGCTCTTCGTCATCGGCGCGAGCCTGAACGGGCTCAGGGCCGGCGGCCTGGTCAAGGACGTGGCCCAGCTCAGCATCGGCAAGCTGGTCCTGCACCCGCTGGCAGTGCTGCTCTGCTTCCAGCTGCTGCCGCCGGTGGACCCGGTGCTGCGGGTAGCCGGCGTGCTCTTCGCCTGCTCGCCGATGATGAGCATCTACCCCATCCTCGGCCAGCGCTACGGCCTGGAGGGTCGCTGCGCGGCGGCACTGGTGGTGTGCACCGTGCTTGCCTTCGTCAGCATCAGCCTGTTCATCGGTTTGCTGACCTGA
- a CDS encoding malonic semialdehyde reductase, which yields MSKRLNEEGMDLLFRQARTYSAWLDKPVSDDTLRELYDLMKWGPTSANCCPARILFLRTPEAKHRLLPALAPGNVDKTMAAPVTAIIAYDLKFYEQLPKLFPHTNARAWFANTPELAGLTARRNSSLQGAYFMLAARAVGLDCGPMSGFDNALVDHEFFPADGRADAFQLEHFPDSQVKSSFLVNLGYGDPSKLHARGPRLDFDEVCKLL from the coding sequence ATGAGCAAGCGATTGAACGAAGAAGGCATGGACCTGCTGTTCCGCCAGGCACGTACCTACAGTGCCTGGCTGGACAAACCGGTTAGCGACGACACGTTGCGCGAACTGTACGACCTCATGAAATGGGGCCCCACCAGCGCCAACTGCTGTCCGGCGCGGATCCTTTTCCTGCGTACCCCCGAGGCCAAGCACCGCCTGTTGCCCGCACTGGCGCCTGGCAACGTCGACAAGACCATGGCGGCTCCAGTCACTGCCATCATCGCCTACGACCTGAAGTTCTATGAGCAACTGCCCAAACTTTTCCCCCACACCAATGCGCGCGCCTGGTTCGCCAATACGCCTGAACTGGCCGGACTCACCGCGCGGCGCAACAGCTCGTTGCAGGGGGCCTATTTCATGCTGGCAGCGCGGGCGGTCGGGTTGGATTGCGGGCCGATGTCGGGGTTCGACAATGCCCTGGTCGACCATGAATTCTTCCCTGCTGACGGGCGCGCGGATGCCTTCCAGCTGGAGCACTTCCCGGATAGCCAGGTGAAGTCCAGCTTCCTCGTCAACCTGGGCTATGGCGATCCGTCGAAGCTGCATGCGCGCGGGCCGCGCCTGGACTTCGACGAGGTGTGCAAGCTGTTGTAG
- a CDS encoding IclR family transcriptional regulator domain-containing protein: MTDELRSPLPPLAPPIIASPAKRIEAFTGDPNFMTSLARGLAVIHAFQERKRHLTIAQISHRTEIPRAAVRRCLHTLMKLGYVTTDGRTYSLLPKVLTLGHAYLSSTPLAVTAQPILDRLSDQLHEACSMATLEGDEILYIARSATPNRLISVDLSVGSRLPAYCTSMGRILLAALDDAALDDYLEHADLQVKTSRTVHTAEGLRASIAEIRRQGWVIIDQELEMGLRSVAVPVRDSAGQVLAALNVGTHVGRISRQELETRFLPALLEASKDLSTRLFH; encoded by the coding sequence ATGACCGACGAACTACGCTCTCCGCTGCCGCCCCTTGCCCCGCCAATCATCGCCTCGCCGGCCAAGCGCATCGAAGCCTTCACCGGTGACCCCAACTTCATGACTTCCCTGGCCCGGGGCCTGGCGGTGATCCATGCTTTCCAGGAGCGCAAGCGCCACCTGACCATCGCCCAGATCAGCCACCGTACCGAAATCCCCCGTGCCGCCGTGCGCCGCTGCCTGCATACGCTGATGAAGCTGGGCTACGTGACCACCGACGGGCGCACCTACTCGCTGCTGCCAAAGGTTCTGACCCTGGGTCACGCCTACCTGTCTTCGACCCCGCTGGCGGTTACCGCCCAGCCGATCCTCGACCGCCTCAGCGACCAGCTCCACGAAGCCTGCTCCATGGCCACTCTGGAAGGGGACGAGATTCTCTACATCGCCCGTTCGGCCACGCCCAACCGGTTGATCTCCGTGGACCTCAGTGTCGGCAGCCGTCTCCCGGCCTACTGCACCTCCATGGGCCGCATCCTGCTCGCCGCCCTGGATGACGCCGCGCTGGACGACTACCTCGAACACGCCGACCTCCAGGTGAAGACCAGCCGCACCGTGCACACCGCAGAAGGGCTGCGCGCGAGCATCGCGGAGATCCGCCGCCAGGGCTGGGTGATTATCGACCAGGAACTGGAAATGGGCCTGCGTTCGGTGGCGGTTCCGGTGCGGGATTCCGCCGGCCAGGTGCTGGCGGCGTTGAACGTGGGCACCCACGTTGGCCGCATCAGCCGCCAGGAACTGGAAACCCGTTTCCTGCCGGCGCTGCTGGAGGCGAGCAAGGACCTGAGTACACGGTTGTTTCATTGA
- a CDS encoding MFS transporter, with protein MTSPAHLPATGTLDVQSFINAQPLSAYQWRVVLLCFLIVFLDGLDTAAMGFIAPALTQDWGIDRASLGPVMSAALIGMVFGALGSGPMADRFGRKVVLVTAVFLFGLFSLISAFSANLEQLLILRFLTGLGLGAAMPNATTLLSEYTPERLKSLLVTSMFCGFNLGMASGGFVSASMIPAYGWHSLLLLGGILPLALAVVLLVWLPESARFLVVRNKGADKVRKALAPIAPAEVATASGFSVPEQKTVQSRNVFKVIFSGTYSAGTLLLWLTYFMGLVIVYLLTSWLPTLMRDSGASMEQAAFIGALFQFGGVLSAVGVGWAMDRFNPHKVIGAFYLMAGVFAYCVGKSLGEVTLLATLVLLAGMCVNGAQSAMPSLAARFYPTQGRATGVSWMLGIGRFGAILGAWIGATLLGLGWNFEQVLTALVVPAAIATTAVVIKGLVSHADAT; from the coding sequence ATGACCAGCCCAGCCCACCTGCCCGCCACGGGCACCCTGGATGTCCAATCCTTCATCAATGCCCAGCCGCTATCCGCCTACCAATGGCGCGTTGTGCTGCTGTGTTTCCTCATCGTTTTCCTCGACGGCCTGGATACTGCCGCCATGGGCTTCATCGCCCCGGCGCTGACCCAGGACTGGGGCATCGACCGCGCCAGCCTTGGCCCGGTGATGAGCGCCGCGCTCATCGGCATGGTCTTCGGGGCCCTCGGCTCCGGCCCCATGGCCGACCGCTTCGGGCGCAAGGTGGTGCTGGTAACGGCGGTTTTCCTGTTCGGGCTGTTCAGCCTGATCTCCGCCTTCAGCGCCAACCTCGAACAACTGCTGATTCTCCGTTTCCTCACCGGCCTCGGGTTGGGCGCCGCCATGCCCAATGCCACCACGCTGCTCTCCGAATACACCCCCGAGCGCCTCAAGTCGCTGCTGGTGACCAGCATGTTCTGCGGCTTCAACCTCGGCATGGCCTCCGGCGGCTTCGTTTCCGCCTCGATGATCCCGGCCTACGGCTGGCACAGCCTGCTGCTGCTCGGCGGCATCCTGCCGCTGGCGCTCGCCGTGGTGCTGCTGGTCTGGCTGCCGGAATCGGCACGCTTCCTGGTGGTACGCAACAAGGGCGCGGACAAGGTGCGCAAGGCTCTGGCACCCATAGCGCCTGCTGAAGTGGCGACCGCCTCCGGCTTCAGCGTGCCGGAACAGAAGACCGTACAGAGCCGCAACGTCTTCAAGGTGATCTTCTCCGGCACCTACAGCGCCGGCACCCTGTTGCTCTGGCTGACCTATTTCATGGGCCTGGTGATCGTCTACCTGCTCACCAGTTGGCTGCCCACCCTGATGCGCGACAGCGGCGCCAGCATGGAACAGGCAGCCTTCATCGGTGCGCTGTTCCAGTTCGGCGGCGTGCTCAGCGCCGTTGGCGTGGGCTGGGCCATGGACCGTTTCAATCCGCACAAGGTGATCGGCGCGTTCTACCTGATGGCGGGCGTCTTCGCCTATTGCGTGGGCAAGAGCCTCGGGGAGGTGACGCTGCTGGCCACCCTGGTACTGCTGGCCGGGATGTGCGTCAACGGCGCGCAATCGGCCATGCCGTCCCTGGCGGCGCGCTTCTACCCGACCCAGGGCCGCGCCACCGGCGTGTCCTGGATGCTCGGCATTGGCCGTTTCGGCGCCATCCTGGGTGCCTGGATCGGCGCGACCCTGTTGGGCCTGGGCTGGAACTTCGAACAAGTGTTGACCGCGTTGGTGGTGCCGGCCGCCATCGCGACTACCGCGGTGGTGATAAAGGGGCTGGTAAGTCACGCAGACGCAACCTGA
- a CDS encoding AraC family transcriptional regulator — protein MDSRLLSERSRVFERADPYAVSGYVNQHVGSHCIRLPSAGHPQASLNHRKFANLDLCRISYGGAVRVTSPALETIYHLQILLSGHCLWRGHKQEHYLAPGELLLINPDDPVDLTYSDDCEKFILKMPTTLLESICEEQRWHRPSPGVRFLQNNYQLNELEGFVNLLAMVCQEAEASDALPRVQEHYAQIVASKMLSLMKTNVSRESLGCQEASFERILAYIEHNLKQDISSEFLARQASMSLRSLYALFERHLGTTPKHYIRQKKLERIRACLADPSCNVRNVTELALDYGFLHLGRFSESYKGLFGELPSDTLKRRGL, from the coding sequence ATGGATAGTCGCCTGCTGAGTGAACGCAGTAGGGTGTTCGAGCGTGCGGACCCCTATGCCGTGTCCGGATATGTGAACCAGCATGTCGGGTCGCACTGCATCCGGCTGCCCTCGGCCGGCCATCCGCAGGCCAGCCTCAACCACCGCAAGTTCGCCAACCTCGACCTCTGTCGCATCAGCTACGGCGGTGCCGTGCGCGTCACCTCGCCGGCGCTGGAAACCATCTACCACCTGCAGATTCTCCTCAGCGGCCATTGCCTCTGGCGCGGCCACAAGCAGGAGCACTACCTGGCCCCCGGCGAGCTGTTGCTGATCAACCCTGACGACCCGGTGGACCTGACCTATTCGGACGATTGCGAAAAATTCATCCTGAAGATGCCGACCACCCTGCTGGAAAGCATCTGCGAGGAGCAGCGCTGGCATCGGCCGAGCCCCGGCGTGCGTTTCCTGCAGAACAATTACCAGCTCAATGAGCTGGAAGGCTTCGTCAACCTGCTGGCCATGGTCTGCCAGGAGGCGGAAGCGAGCGACGCACTGCCGAGGGTGCAGGAGCATTACGCGCAGATCGTCGCCAGCAAGATGCTCAGTCTGATGAAGACCAACGTCAGCCGCGAGAGCCTGGGCTGCCAGGAGGCCTCCTTCGAGCGCATCCTGGCCTACATCGAGCACAACCTGAAACAGGACATCAGCAGCGAGTTCCTCGCTCGTCAGGCCAGCATGAGTCTGCGCTCCCTCTACGCGCTGTTCGAGCGCCACCTGGGCACCACGCCCAAGCACTACATCCGCCAGAAGAAGCTGGAGCGCATTCGCGCCTGCCTGGCCGACCCGAGCTGCAACGTGCGCAACGTCACCGAGCTGGCCCTGGATTACGGCTTCCTGCACCTCGGGCGTTTCTCCGAGAGCTACAAGGGGCTGTTTGGTGAATTGCCTTCCGACACGCTGAAGCGGCGCGGGCTCTGA